In Parabacteroides sp. FAFU027, the following proteins share a genomic window:
- a CDS encoding hybrid sensor histidine kinase/response regulator transcription factor: MKNTLLALFLFLLSFSTYSSNAKFYSINSLYGISMREVASVCKDKNGFIWASSKTGVLRLAGDDYRIYQLPYENADIVSVRLVYSKLGLLAYTNNGQLFRYNAIEDRFNLMVSMPKVLNNRFLGVNSVEIDDDGSYWMATTFGLYRYRKGHLTLIKNTDETYFTTKYDANQLFVAKSTGIGLLNIHSMKRKWLFRNNAQSGLHVSKFFYDKKAKRLWIGTYSKGLFFYDLGKHTLLKVQITSFPKQPILAIEANSDSTILVGIDGQGIWELNRAGTKVLNIYKEDVDDPSSLRGNGVYDIFSDQNKRVWICTYSGGVSFFDQTSPLVEQLTHRINNPNSLGNNNVNKIIQDKRGNIWMATDNGISRREAGTGRWQTFYQNKQEQARAFLSLCEDDKGRIWAGTYSSGIYVLDEQTGREVAHYSEDTPGSTLESNFVLDIFKDSQGDLWIGGIRGKIICYLSKENKFRTFTQQPINAFAELSSNQMLLACSYGLCLLDKKSGEIKTLLDGYMVQDLMTLNNDVWICTSGDGLVRFNLKTHKTQKITTTLGLPSNYVNSIMSADGYLWLGTERGLCRLNPNNMGVLTYNSVFSLSRVSYNRNSHCRLRDGQLVWGTSMGAVRFSPEALTGIKSQGAIFFQDLSLAGRSIRGSLSTPLDSLQELSLNYNQNTLNLELLSIGNIFGAKYSWKLEGLDNEWSQPSGNHFINYSNIPSGDYQLKIKLYDSSLSKVIAERTLNLTIVPPFWKTWWFRLFLFLLTVGIIYFILNYYIERLKQQHTEEKVRFFTNTAHDIRTSLTLIKAPIEELTKELNLSDVGRHYLSLATEQARRLSTVVTQLMDFQKVDIGKEQLSLRMVDVVKLVEHRSMMFESCAKSKNIDLQFDSDQECYQSAIDESMMEKIIDNLISNAIKYSHPDSRVQISLRCNPDIWTLEVQDHGIGISKKAQRQLFREFYRGENAINSKIVGSGIGLLLVKNYVALHGGDISCESQENEGSTFRLVIPFKEMVEDETSAKGIISKSLPYVIPEKGSQIQMQQEELPKREMRILIVEDNDDLRNFMRYPLQTEFEVLLAEDGVEAWEMIQKEMPDLVVSDVMMPNMDGFELCRLMKSTYETSHIPLIMLTALSGKAEQLHGLGLGADDYLTKPFDMTLLVQRIKTIIRNRAAVKEKALKLIKVPTSNNDQILTNELNDKFLKKMSEVVRANISNSEFGKDDFAAAMNVSSSLLYKKVKALTDQSPTDFIKVVRLDYAQELLQSRKYSVTEVSELCGFSSIGYFSTVFKKHFGKSPTEI, encoded by the coding sequence ATGAAAAATACTTTACTTGCGTTATTTCTTTTTCTACTATCATTTTCGACTTACTCCTCAAACGCAAAGTTTTACAGTATAAACTCTCTTTATGGAATATCCATGCGGGAGGTTGCTTCCGTATGTAAAGATAAAAACGGATTTATCTGGGCTTCATCAAAAACCGGGGTGCTAAGGCTTGCTGGTGACGACTATAGAATTTATCAGCTTCCCTATGAGAATGCAGATATTGTATCAGTAAGACTGGTGTATTCAAAGTTGGGATTGCTGGCTTATACCAATAACGGACAGTTATTTCGATACAATGCAATCGAAGATCGTTTTAACCTGATGGTGAGTATGCCGAAGGTTTTGAACAATCGGTTCTTGGGTGTTAATAGTGTCGAAATTGATGATGACGGAAGTTATTGGATGGCAACTACATTTGGTCTTTACCGGTATCGGAAAGGGCATTTAACTCTCATTAAAAATACGGATGAGACTTACTTTACAACGAAGTATGATGCAAATCAGCTATTTGTTGCCAAATCTACAGGAATTGGATTATTGAATATACATTCGATGAAGCGGAAATGGCTTTTTCGTAATAATGCGCAATCCGGACTTCATGTATCTAAGTTTTTCTATGATAAAAAAGCGAAAAGACTTTGGATTGGAACATATTCTAAAGGTTTGTTTTTCTATGATTTGGGTAAACATACTTTATTGAAGGTGCAGATAACAAGTTTTCCCAAACAACCGATTTTAGCCATTGAGGCAAATTCCGATTCTACAATTCTTGTAGGAATTGATGGTCAGGGTATTTGGGAGTTGAACCGAGCAGGAACCAAGGTGCTGAATATATATAAAGAGGATGTGGATGATCCCTCATCACTTCGTGGTAACGGAGTATATGATATTTTCAGTGATCAAAACAAACGTGTCTGGATTTGTACTTATAGTGGTGGCGTTTCTTTTTTTGATCAGACTTCACCTCTCGTTGAACAACTAACACATAGAATCAATAATCCCAACTCTTTGGGGAATAATAATGTAAATAAGATCATTCAGGATAAAAGAGGGAATATCTGGATGGCTACGGATAATGGTATAAGTCGTCGGGAAGCCGGGACAGGACGGTGGCAGACGTTTTATCAAAATAAGCAAGAGCAGGCGCGGGCTTTTCTGTCTCTGTGTGAAGATGACAAAGGTCGGATCTGGGCCGGGACTTATTCCTCCGGTATTTATGTTCTGGACGAACAGACCGGACGTGAAGTTGCTCATTATTCCGAAGATACGCCCGGATCAACATTGGAGAGCAATTTTGTACTGGATATATTCAAAGATAGCCAGGGGGACCTCTGGATTGGCGGAATACGAGGAAAGATAATTTGTTACCTTTCAAAGGAAAACAAATTCAGGACATTCACTCAACAACCTATCAATGCTTTTGCTGAATTGTCATCAAACCAAATGCTTTTAGCCTGTTCATATGGCTTATGTCTTTTAGATAAAAAATCCGGAGAGATAAAAACATTACTGGATGGATATATGGTACAGGATTTGATGACTTTAAATAACGATGTCTGGATTTGTACTTCGGGTGACGGGCTGGTTCGATTTAATCTGAAAACGCACAAAACGCAAAAGATAACAACCACACTGGGATTGCCTTCGAATTATGTGAATAGTATAATGAGTGCAGACGGATATTTATGGTTAGGAACAGAACGTGGATTGTGCCGCTTAAATCCCAATAATATGGGAGTGCTCACATATAACTCTGTTTTTTCCCTCTCCCGCGTATCTTATAACCGAAACTCTCATTGCAGGCTCAGAGATGGTCAACTGGTCTGGGGAACCAGTATGGGCGCTGTTCGCTTTTCACCTGAGGCTTTGACCGGTATAAAATCTCAAGGAGCCATATTTTTCCAGGATCTTAGTCTGGCTGGTCGATCCATTCGCGGAAGCCTCAGCACTCCTTTAGATAGTCTACAGGAGCTATCATTGAACTATAATCAAAATACACTAAATCTGGAATTATTGTCTATTGGGAATATTTTCGGAGCAAAGTATTCCTGGAAGTTGGAAGGTCTTGATAATGAGTGGAGTCAGCCGTCGGGAAACCATTTTATAAACTATTCAAATATACCAAGCGGAGATTACCAGTTGAAGATAAAACTTTATGATAGTTCGCTCTCTAAGGTAATCGCGGAGCGAACATTGAATCTGACTATTGTCCCTCCTTTTTGGAAAACCTGGTGGTTCAGACTGTTTTTGTTTTTACTGACTGTCGGTATTATTTATTTTATCCTGAATTATTATATCGAACGGCTCAAGCAACAACATACAGAAGAAAAAGTCCGTTTCTTTACCAATACAGCACACGATATCAGAACGTCACTGACATTAATCAAGGCTCCGATTGAAGAACTGACGAAAGAGCTAAACCTGTCGGATGTAGGACGACACTATCTTTCACTGGCAACTGAACAAGCCAGACGTCTTTCGACAGTGGTGACTCAATTGATGGATTTTCAGAAAGTGGATATCGGTAAAGAACAACTCTCTCTAAGAATGGTTGATGTTGTAAAATTGGTTGAGCATCGAAGTATGATGTTTGAGTCTTGTGCTAAAAGTAAAAACATTGATCTGCAATTTGACTCAGACCAGGAATGTTATCAATCAGCTATCGACGAGTCCATGATGGAAAAGATAATTGACAACCTGATTTCCAATGCGATTAAATATTCACATCCGGATAGCCGGGTTCAGATCAGTTTGAGATGTAACCCCGATATCTGGACTCTGGAAGTGCAGGATCATGGGATAGGAATCAGCAAAAAGGCCCAACGCCAGCTATTCAGGGAGTTTTACCGTGGAGAGAATGCTATAAATTCGAAGATTGTCGGTTCGGGTATCGGGCTTTTATTGGTGAAAAATTATGTAGCACTGCATGGCGGTGATATCAGTTGCGAAAGTCAGGAAAATGAGGGTTCCACCTTTAGGCTTGTAATACCATTTAAAGAGATGGTTGAGGATGAGACTTCTGCCAAAGGAATAATATCCAAATCACTACCTTATGTAATACCGGAAAAGGGATCTCAGATCCAAATGCAACAGGAAGAGTTGCCTAAACGGGAAATGCGTATTTTAATTGTTGAGGACAACGATGATCTACGTAACTTTATGAGATATCCGCTTCAGACCGAATTTGAGGTCTTGTTGGCCGAAGATGGCGTAGAGGCCTGGGAGATGATTCAAAAAGAGATGCCTGATCTGGTTGTTTCGGATGTGATGATGCCCAATATGGATGGATTTGAGCTTTGCCGGTTAATGAAATCGACTTACGAAACATCACATATTCCCCTTATTATGCTTACCGCACTTTCCGGAAAAGCTGAGCAGTTGCATGGATTGGGTCTTGGAGCAGATGACTATCTGACTAAGCCTTTTGATATGACTTTGCTGGTTCAGCGGATAAAAACGATTATTCGTAACCGGGCTGCAGTAAAAGAAAAGGCGCTAAAACTGATTAAAGTCCCGACTAGCAATAATGACCAGATTCTGACAAATGAGCTAAACGATAAGTTTCTCAAGAAAATGTCGGAAGTGGTACGGGCAAATATTTCAAATTCAGAGTTTGGGAAAGATGATTTTGCTGCGGCTATGAATGTAAGTTCGTCATTACTTTATAAAAAGGTAAAGGCGCTTACCGACCAGTCTCCTACTGATTTCATAAAAGTAGTACGGTTGGATTATGCGCAGGAATTGCTACAGAGCAGAAAATACAGTGTTACAGAAGTCAGTGAACTCTGTGGGTTTTCTTCCATCGGATATTTCAGCACCGTGTTTAAAAAGCATTTTGGGAAATCTCCGACAGAGATCTAA
- a CDS encoding sugar-binding protein, producing MKILLSKSILPLLGGVLFCNVMVAQKVDLKNSGASLKSQAVEAQIFYSVSTPPVIDGIIDNKDSWSANQWKDQTSVKGTASGSTSKFQLAKDAQNIYLAVQVVDNTPHSEFSIANSYERDCVETFFAMDPTSTSYASGVWQVRIQRDGNQLTGRSSGQWSLDSTSMADNGFEFKTVSTSEGYVLEAKFPISMLQQDATFDGANLKFDIQTADNTTGEAGGRTCQLFWQDNSDTQYNDPTKFTDIQFSSQTAPMSVKSIFEKQGSAFVDNGAIQLVNVDGVVEVLNINGILVKKVNVNGGQTSISGLAKGVYIVKGNNLLTKIVL from the coding sequence ATGAAAATTCTACTCAGTAAAAGTATTCTTCCATTATTGGGAGGTGTTTTGTTTTGTAATGTAATGGTGGCACAAAAGGTGGATTTGAAAAATTCCGGTGCAAGTTTGAAATCTCAAGCAGTGGAAGCTCAAATTTTCTACTCTGTATCTACTCCGCCAGTCATTGATGGTATTATTGATAATAAAGACAGCTGGTCGGCAAATCAATGGAAAGATCAAACATCAGTAAAAGGAACAGCAAGTGGTTCAACATCAAAATTTCAGCTAGCCAAAGATGCGCAGAACATATATCTGGCTGTTCAGGTAGTTGATAATACACCTCATTCTGAATTTTCAATAGCGAATTCATATGAAAGAGATTGCGTTGAAACCTTTTTTGCTATGGATCCAACAAGCACCTCCTATGCATCTGGTGTTTGGCAGGTAAGAATACAACGGGATGGGAATCAGCTGACAGGCCGGTCTAGCGGGCAGTGGTCACTCGATTCTACCTCAATGGCAGATAATGGATTTGAATTTAAAACGGTATCAACATCAGAGGGATATGTTCTTGAAGCTAAGTTTCCGATTTCAATGCTTCAGCAAGATGCTACTTTTGATGGGGCAAATTTGAAATTTGATATTCAAACAGCAGATAATACCACTGGTGAAGCAGGGGGAAGAACATGTCAGTTGTTCTGGCAAGATAACAGTGATACTCAATATAATGATCCAACAAAATTTACTGATATTCAGTTTTCAAGTCAAACAGCCCCAATGTCTGTGAAAAGTATTTTTGAGAAACAGGGATCTGCTTTTGTTGATAATGGTGCTATTCAATTAGTGAATGTTGATGGAGTAGTTGAAGTGCTCAATATTAATGGCATCTTAGTTAAAAAAGTGAATGTAAATGGAGGACAAACATCTATTTCTGGCTTGGCTAAAGGGGTGTATATTGTAAAAGGCAATAATTTGTTAACTAAGATTGTTCTATAA
- a CDS encoding family 43 glycosylhydrolase has protein sequence MRKLFAAVLVGMNCFFFPLSGFGQTPSFNTFMNPVIPGDHSDCTLSQIGSHFYTTGSSFNPTPVIYHSTDLVHWEAIAQPVSADWALYGDAPSGGCWGGQIVYYNNKYWDFFSRANTMYFVTANKPEGPWSMPIKVNNPSQLPYGLGYDNSIFIDEDGKWYMIVKNGQSNNGIVELDKTGQPTGVVYDLTWLNPGTDMHPFSWAEGPVMWKHNGYYYYAFARDVSGGQKVMRSKTLTADKSAWTSPVDLFNEKDPNKPGSIFFGPNHASGAVHLNDGTSWLMHPVWARANNNEWYGQGRQGLVNEVKYGTDGSVLADYPVNQVKRAPQLPSSGISWMVPKSDFFNSQKLNPEWSFLGQTPSSLYSLSARPGWLRLNPKSATKANTVIKTDPEHNYSLITRVEFKPDSATDEAGLRLMNGLENLAVKLYSARNGKGQPVICFSYDKTLYQTVNTAGNKAVWLKLIRVNHEMSGYYSLDGVNWLPVGEKIDVSVLDRFTKDYNGWCANRQGLYVQGNKSADFDLYLYRDAYTPILAECPANQFGTGKSAVVDGVSLLGDIHNNDWALYAGVEFGSPDYKKTTGQVSFTAYCDTQGGVVEVWLDSIETGKKIATCRIGNTGSLSKANRFTVKTAPTIGRHDVYLKFVGEEGLKLFALKEFVFTAKSVK, from the coding sequence ATGAGAAAACTATTTGCGGCAGTTTTAGTTGGAATGAACTGCTTCTTTTTTCCACTATCAGGATTTGGACAAACCCCATCTTTTAACACATTTATGAATCCGGTGATTCCCGGTGATCATTCTGATTGTACTCTGAGTCAGATTGGAAGTCATTTCTATACAACGGGATCATCATTTAATCCAACCCCAGTTATTTATCATTCTACCGATTTGGTTCACTGGGAGGCGATTGCTCAACCAGTTTCTGCAGATTGGGCTTTATACGGAGATGCTCCAAGTGGCGGTTGCTGGGGTGGCCAGATCGTTTACTACAATAATAAATACTGGGATTTCTTTTCCAGAGCCAATACCATGTATTTTGTAACAGCCAATAAACCTGAAGGACCATGGAGTATGCCGATTAAAGTGAATAATCCGTCACAGCTTCCTTACGGTCTTGGATATGACAATTCAATCTTTATTGACGAAGATGGGAAGTGGTATATGATTGTAAAAAACGGACAGTCCAATAATGGCATTGTTGAATTGGATAAAACCGGACAACCGACAGGTGTTGTATATGACCTGACCTGGTTAAATCCCGGAACAGATATGCATCCTTTTAGTTGGGCGGAAGGTCCGGTGATGTGGAAACATAACGGTTACTATTATTATGCTTTTGCACGGGATGTGTCCGGAGGGCAGAAGGTGATGAGAAGTAAAACCCTGACTGCTGATAAATCGGCCTGGACATCGCCAGTCGATTTATTCAATGAAAAAGACCCTAACAAACCGGGTTCAATTTTCTTTGGCCCCAATCATGCATCAGGTGCAGTACATCTGAATGATGGTACAAGTTGGCTGATGCACCCGGTCTGGGCGCGCGCCAATAATAATGAATGGTATGGTCAGGGACGTCAGGGATTGGTTAATGAGGTAAAATATGGAACGGATGGCTCTGTATTGGCTGATTATCCGGTGAATCAGGTGAAAAGAGCCCCCCAATTGCCTTCAAGCGGTATTTCATGGATGGTTCCGAAGTCAGACTTTTTTAATTCTCAGAAACTCAATCCTGAATGGTCATTCCTTGGACAGACTCCCTCGTCACTCTACTCGCTTTCTGCAAGACCAGGTTGGTTAAGACTAAATCCTAAAAGTGCAACCAAAGCCAATACTGTGATAAAAACTGATCCGGAGCACAACTACTCACTGATCACACGGGTAGAGTTTAAACCAGACTCCGCAACCGATGAAGCCGGTCTGAGATTGATGAACGGATTGGAAAATCTGGCTGTGAAACTCTATTCCGCAAGAAACGGTAAAGGTCAACCGGTTATATGCTTCAGCTACGACAAGACTTTGTATCAAACAGTAAATACGGCCGGTAATAAGGCGGTTTGGCTGAAACTGATCCGGGTAAATCACGAGATGAGTGGGTATTACAGCCTGGACGGAGTAAACTGGCTTCCTGTTGGTGAAAAAATAGACGTGTCCGTTCTTGATCGCTTCACGAAAGATTATAACGGCTGGTGTGCAAACAGACAAGGATTGTATGTGCAGGGAAATAAGTCAGCCGATTTTGACTTGTATCTCTATCGCGATGCCTACACTCCGATTCTGGCAGAGTGTCCGGCGAATCAGTTTGGGACAGGGAAAAGTGCTGTTGTAGATGGTGTTTCTTTGTTGGGTGACATTCATAATAATGATTGGGCATTGTATGCCGGAGTTGAGTTTGGCAGTCCGGACTATAAAAAAACAACAGGTCAGGTTTCCTTTACTGCATATTGTGATACCCAAGGAGGTGTTGTGGAAGTGTGGCTCGATTCCATTGAAACCGGAAAGAAAATTGCAACCTGTAGGATTGGAAATACCGGCAGTTTATCCAAGGCAAATAGGTTTACGGTAAAAACAGCTCCGACTATCGGACGTCACGATGTTTATCTGAAATTTGTGGGAGAAGAAGGCCTGAAATTATTTGCCTTGAAGGAATTTGTCTTTACCGCAAAGTCTGTAAAATAG
- a CDS encoding SusC/RagA family TonB-linked outer membrane protein has translation MEKIYGILSKEFHISTKKRLRQTSILLLSLLFFSTTLMAQTKRVIKGRVLDEKKEPLIGATVLVKGLKNVGTVTDLNGQFVLSVPSDKQTLVVSFVSYKTLEVNVAGKNSVTVLLSSNTHQMDELVVVGYGQQKKESVVAAITQTKGEVLERAGGVSNIGSALTGNLPGVITVATSGAPGGEDPKIFIRGQSTWNNSDPLVLVDGIERPMNSVDISSVASISVLKDASATAVFGVKGANGVILITTKRGKEGKADIRVAVNTTLKVPSRLATKYDSYDALRIRNMAIERELGLYSTSWDKYTPYSELNKYRNPSSQAEAERYPNVDWADELVNKSAMSHNANINISGGTSSVRYFTSIDYLNEGDILKKIDAGKSYDPGYGYQRLNVRSNLDFDLTKTTLLSVNLSGSYGVKQDTYNQDAWEYRIWQSIYSSAPDIYYPHYSDGTWGYYPPDPVSTINSALTLANNGVRKTTNKRINTDFSLRQDLSMITKGLSAKALISLDNSFQSVGGIYDNGNVQQTYIDPVTGEVKHSNYLGTNQFDWLPTRWSANTDAANYGATYRKMFYQAQLDYARKFGKHEVSGLGLFSRDQSAGGSVFPSYREDWVSRLTYNYAGKYFAEFNGAYNGSEKFGPNYRFAFFPSTAFGWMLSEEKLVKKLNILDMLKVRASWGQVGDDNISNRFLYVNEWSYGGNSPLGAQAGTMSPYTWWTLKKLGNPDIHWEKVTKTNVGIDYAFLKGLFAGSVEFFNDHRTDILLDGSQRAIPGYFGGNPATANLGEVRVKGYELSLRLNKKLNKDFRVWGEFSMTHAKDKVLFADDPQLKDDYQKRAGKQIGQSYSYISSGYYNTWDQVYGSTQLKTYDKEKLPGNLNMVDYNADGVVDDKDNVPYGYPERPQNTYNATIGVEWKHFSAFVQFYGVNNCNRYLSLGSFSAHLDRVYHQGSYWTKDDTNADVPMPRWNSHMDYSGTNYLYDGSYVRLKNAEIAYTFNQSYLKKFGINTLRLYLNGDNLIMWTKMPDDREVNMGLSSAYPTVRRFNLGLNVTF, from the coding sequence ATGGAAAAAATATACGGGATTCTTTCAAAAGAGTTTCATATTTCAACAAAAAAGAGATTGAGACAAACAAGTATATTGCTTTTGTCATTGCTTTTTTTTAGCACAACGCTTATGGCTCAGACAAAGCGTGTGATAAAAGGGCGTGTTCTTGATGAAAAGAAAGAACCTTTGATTGGAGCAACTGTATTAGTTAAAGGACTCAAGAATGTAGGAACTGTTACTGATTTAAATGGTCAGTTTGTCTTAAGTGTACCATCTGATAAGCAAACCCTTGTAGTTTCATTTGTTAGTTACAAGACTCTTGAAGTTAATGTGGCAGGGAAAAACTCTGTAACGGTTCTGTTGAGTAGTAATACGCATCAGATGGATGAGCTTGTCGTAGTTGGTTATGGCCAACAGAAGAAAGAGAGTGTTGTAGCAGCGATAACACAAACTAAAGGGGAAGTACTCGAAAGAGCCGGAGGGGTTTCAAATATCGGATCTGCTTTGACCGGTAACTTGCCTGGTGTTATTACGGTCGCAACGAGTGGCGCACCTGGTGGTGAAGATCCCAAAATTTTTATTCGCGGTCAAAGTACCTGGAATAATTCAGATCCACTGGTTTTGGTTGACGGAATTGAACGTCCGATGAATAGTGTGGATATTAGCTCTGTAGCTAGCATCTCAGTTTTAAAAGATGCATCTGCAACAGCTGTATTTGGTGTTAAGGGTGCAAATGGGGTAATTCTGATTACCACAAAACGAGGAAAAGAAGGTAAGGCTGATATTCGTGTTGCTGTTAATACGACCTTGAAAGTCCCTTCTCGTTTAGCCACAAAGTATGATTCTTATGATGCGTTGCGTATTCGTAATATGGCTATTGAGCGTGAATTGGGTCTTTATTCAACGTCATGGGATAAATACACCCCATACTCTGAGTTGAATAAATATAGAAATCCAAGCAGTCAGGCTGAAGCTGAACGTTACCCTAATGTTGATTGGGCAGACGAATTAGTTAACAAATCCGCTATGTCGCATAATGCGAATATTAATATTTCAGGCGGTACCTCTTCTGTAAGATATTTCACGTCAATTGACTATTTGAATGAAGGTGATATTTTGAAAAAAATTGATGCCGGAAAATCATATGATCCCGGATATGGCTATCAAAGACTTAATGTTCGAAGCAATTTAGATTTTGATCTGACTAAAACCACTTTATTGTCTGTAAACTTGTCTGGTTCTTATGGTGTAAAACAGGATACTTATAATCAGGATGCATGGGAGTATCGTATCTGGCAAAGTATTTATAGTTCTGCTCCGGATATTTATTACCCTCATTATTCTGATGGTACATGGGGATATTATCCTCCGGATCCTGTATCCACTATTAACTCTGCTTTAACATTGGCTAATAATGGAGTCAGGAAAACTACCAATAAACGTATAAATACTGACTTTTCATTAAGACAAGATCTTAGTATGATTACCAAAGGTTTATCTGCTAAGGCATTGATCTCTCTTGATAACTCATTTCAGTCTGTAGGAGGTATTTACGACAATGGTAATGTGCAGCAAACATATATAGATCCTGTTACGGGAGAGGTAAAGCATAGTAACTATTTGGGCACTAACCAATTTGATTGGCTTCCAACTCGTTGGAGTGCAAATACTGATGCAGCAAATTATGGCGCAACTTACCGGAAGATGTTCTACCAGGCTCAGTTGGATTATGCCCGCAAATTTGGGAAACATGAAGTTTCGGGTTTAGGTTTGTTTAGCCGTGACCAAAGTGCAGGTGGTAGTGTATTTCCTAGTTATCGTGAAGACTGGGTAAGTCGTTTAACCTATAATTATGCGGGTAAATATTTTGCCGAATTTAATGGTGCATATAACGGTTCTGAAAAGTTTGGCCCCAACTATCGTTTTGCCTTTTTCCCTTCTACTGCTTTCGGATGGATGCTTAGTGAGGAGAAATTAGTGAAAAAACTTAATATCCTTGATATGTTGAAGGTGAGAGCTTCCTGGGGACAGGTAGGAGACGATAATATTTCCAACCGTTTTTTGTATGTGAACGAATGGTCTTATGGAGGCAATTCTCCTTTGGGGGCTCAGGCTGGGACTATGAGTCCATATACATGGTGGACTTTGAAAAAACTCGGAAACCCGGATATACACTGGGAGAAAGTGACAAAAACCAACGTGGGTATTGATTATGCTTTCTTAAAAGGTCTTTTTGCCGGTAGTGTTGAGTTTTTCAATGATCATCGTACGGATATTTTATTGGATGGTTCTCAACGAGCAATTCCTGGCTATTTCGGTGGTAATCCAGCGACTGCCAATCTGGGAGAGGTACGTGTAAAAGGATATGAGTTAAGCCTGAGACTTAATAAAAAACTAAATAAAGATTTTCGGGTTTGGGGTGAATTTAGTATGACTCATGCTAAAGATAAAGTACTTTTTGCAGATGATCCTCAGTTAAAAGATGATTATCAAAAAAGAGCTGGAAAGCAGATTGGACAATCTTATTCATACATAAGCAGTGGTTATTATAATACCTGGGATCAGGTGTACGGTAGCACCCAATTAAAAACTTATGATAAAGAAAAGTTGCCCGGTAACTTGAATATGGTTGATTATAATGCTGATGGAGTTGTTGATGATAAAGACAATGTTCCTTACGGCTATCCTGAACGGCCACAAAATACCTATAATGCTACTATTGGTGTAGAATGGAAGCATTTCAGCGCTTTTGTTCAGTTTTATGGGGTGAATAATTGTAACCGCTATTTATCATTAGGAAGTTTCTCTGCCCATTTAGACAGGGTGTATCATCAGGGTTCTTATTGGACGAAGGATGATACAAATGCAGATGTACCTATGCCACGTTGGAATTCCCATATGGATTATTCGGGTACAAATTATTTGTATGATGGTTCATACGTGCGTTTAAAAAATGCTGAGATTGCCTATACCTTTAATCAGTCTTATCTGAAGAAATTCGGTATTAACACACTTCGCTTATATTTAAATGGCGATAATTTAATTATGTGGACAAAAATGCCGGATGACCGCGAAGTAAATATGGGGCTATCATCAGCATATCCAACAGTGAGACGATTTAACTTAGGCCTTAATGTAACTTTTTAA